The genomic stretch TGACGCAGGGCACGCCGTGCTCCTCGGCCAGGGGCGCGTAGGCCTGGGGGCCGATGATGGCGCTCACGTGAGCCGGGCACAGATAGCCGCTCACCTGGAGTTCCGGATCGGCGGCGAGCACCGCCATGGGAATGGGAATGGTCTTGTTGGCGCTCAGTACGAAGAAGTTCTTCAGGTTCTGGCGCTGCGCGGTGAGGATGGCCCCGGCGATGGTCGGCGCGGTGGTTTCAAAGCCCACGCCGAGAAAGACGATCTTTTTGTCCGGGATTTTTTGCGCCAGAGCCACGGCATCCAGGGGCGAATAAACGATGCGGATCTCCGCGCCGCGGGCCTGCTCGCGTTGCAGGCTGCTGGTGGAGCCGGGTACGCGCACCATGTCGCCGAAGGTGGCGATGATGACCTCGGGCAACCGCGACAGCGCCACGGCCTGATCGACGTAATCCACCGGCGTCACGCACACCGGGCAGCCTGGTCCTGAAATCAGGCGGATCTGCGGCGGCAGCAGCGAGCGGATGCCGTGCTGGTAGATGGCCATGGTGTGGGTGCCGCACACCTCCATGAAGGTCATCCGGCCTGGAAAGTTCCTGACCCGCGCGTGCAGCTGCTCCACCAGCTTGCGCGCCAACGCGCCGTCGCGAAAGGCGTCGAGGTATTTCATTCGACGCCCCCGCCCTGGGCGAGCACCTCGCGAAACAAGGCGATGGTCGCCTGGGCGTCCTCCTCGTCGAGCTTGCTGATGGCAAAGCCCGCGTGAATCAGCACGAAATCGCCCACCTGCACGGGATCGGCGAGGAGCATCAGCGAGGCTTCGCGCGTGACGCCGTCGATTTCACACACGGCCAGATCGCCGTCGATGGTCTGGATCTGCATGGGAATGCCGAGGCACATGGAAGACTCCTGTAAAGGCTTTCACCGCCCGCTCGCGGCGCTCGCTCAAGACGCTGAGGAAAAAAGAGAGAATTGAGCCGTTTAGAGCGTCTCTTTGCGCTCTCTGCGGACTCCGCGGTGAAAGCAGATTTAGGTTTTTTTCCGGCTTACGCCCTGCGCCAACCACGCATACCAGCCCTCCATCCCCGCGCCGCTTTTGCAGGAAACCTCAAGGATCTCGATGTCGGGTTTGACCTGACGGGCGAAGGCCTTGCATTTGTCCAGGTCGAAATCGAGGTAGGGCAGCAGGTCGATCTTGTTGATGAGCAGCAAATCGGCGGCGTGGAACATGTTGGGGTACTTGATGGGCTTGTCCTCGCCCTCGGTGACGGAGAGCACCGCCACCTTGTGATCCTCGCCCAGATCGAAGGCCGCCGGGCACACCAGGTTGCCGACGTTTTCGATCATGAGGATGTCGAGAGCGTCGAGGTCGAAATGCTCGATGCCGTGGCCGACCATGTGGGCGTCGAGATGACAGCCGGCGCCGGTGTTGATCTGATGCACCGGCACGCCGGTGGCGGCGATGCGCGCGGCGTCCTGGTCGGTCTGCTGGTCGCCTTCGAGCACCGCGAAGGCGATGTTGCCTGCCAGGTCACGCAGGGTGCGCTCGAGAATCGAGGTCTTGCCCGAACCGGGCGAACTCACCAGGTTGAGCACGAACAGGCCCTTGGCGCCGAACAGGGCGCGGTTGTTGCCGGCCAGGCGGTTGTTCTTGGCGAGGATGTCCTCCTCGATGCGCAGGGTGCGCTTGCCCTGCGCGTGGGAATGGTCGTGGTCGTGGCTGTGATCGTGGTGATGGTGGTGGTGATCCGTCGGGCCGCAGCCGCAGTCGATGCACATGGTCAGTCGACCTCCAGTTCGAGGATGCGCAGTTCTTCGCCCTGAATGCAGTCCAGGGCCAGGGCGTCGCAGTGGGGGCAGGCGTAGGTGAAGCGGTCCATGGCGCTCTCGGCGCCGCAGGCGCGGCAGCGGCCGCGACCGGGCACGGCGTCGATGATGAGGCGCGCGCCTTCGAGCAGGCTGTCCTGGGCGCAGACCTCGAAGGCGAATTCCACCGCCTCGGCGATGACGCCGGAGAGGGCGCCGATCTGCACGGTCAGGGAGATCACCCGCACAGCGCCCTGCTCGCGAGCGTGGCGTTCAGCGATTTCGACAATGCTGCGGGTGATGCCCAGTTCGTGCATGTGTCTGCCTTGAGAATCGGCAAAGGAAAAAAGGTTGCACCGCCGAGAACGCAGAGAGCACGGAGACAATCAAGAGAGGATGCATGACGCCTCTGGAAAGATTTCTCTCGGCGCTCTTTGTGCTCTCTGCGGTGAAGCGGGTTTTGAGGATCAGATCCAGAATATAGATGCGAAATGTGTCAGAATGCAATCCCTCGCAGGGGCTCGCGGCGTATACATGTGTCATTTTGGAAAACCGTTGCGGGTGCGATGCCACCTTTGCTAGCCTGCGAAATCAGCGCTTGATCCTCATGCTTGGCTGCCCAAGGACGAACCGCCCATGACCAAGGGAAAAATCCTCATCTGCGACGATGAAGTGGAAATCCAGCAGTTTTTGCGCAAGTTGCTGGAGGCGCGCGGGCATGGCGTCGAGTGCTTCGGCGGCGGCGCGGCGCTGCTCAAGGCCCTGAGCGAGATGGAAGGGGCGCTGCCCGATCTGGTGCTGGTCGAT from Geoalkalibacter sp. encodes the following:
- the hypD gene encoding hydrogenase formation protein HypD; this encodes MKYLDAFRDGALARKLVEQLHARVRNFPGRMTFMEVCGTHTMAIYQHGIRSLLPPQIRLISGPGCPVCVTPVDYVDQAVALSRLPEVIIATFGDMVRVPGSTSSLQREQARGAEIRIVYSPLDAVALAQKIPDKKIVFLGVGFETTAPTIAGAILTAQRQNLKNFFVLSANKTIPIPMAVLAADPELQVSGYLCPAHVSAIIGPQAYAPLAEEHGVPCVITGFEPLDMLQGIDMLAAQVLENKPRVETQYSRIVRPEGNPRAREILAQVFMPCDVPWRGIGVIPGSGLCLREEFAAFDAARAIAVAVEAPREHPGCLCGEILKGKARPSDCPLFGTVCTPEDPVGACMVSSEGTCAAEYKYGI
- a CDS encoding HypC/HybG/HupF family hydrogenase formation chaperone, translating into MCLGIPMQIQTIDGDLAVCEIDGVTREASLMLLADPVQVGDFVLIHAGFAISKLDEEDAQATIALFREVLAQGGGVE
- the hypB gene encoding hydrogenase nickel incorporation protein HypB, coding for MCIDCGCGPTDHHHHHHDHSHDHDHSHAQGKRTLRIEEDILAKNNRLAGNNRALFGAKGLFVLNLVSSPGSGKTSILERTLRDLAGNIAFAVLEGDQQTDQDAARIAATGVPVHQINTGAGCHLDAHMVGHGIEHFDLDALDILMIENVGNLVCPAAFDLGEDHKVAVLSVTEGEDKPIKYPNMFHAADLLLINKIDLLPYLDFDLDKCKAFARQVKPDIEILEVSCKSGAGMEGWYAWLAQGVSRKKT
- the hypA gene encoding hydrogenase maturation nickel metallochaperone HypA; the protein is MHELGITRSIVEIAERHAREQGAVRVISLTVQIGALSGVIAEAVEFAFEVCAQDSLLEGARLIIDAVPGRGRCRACGAESAMDRFTYACPHCDALALDCIQGEELRILELEVD